One part of the Patescibacteria group bacterium genome encodes these proteins:
- a CDS encoding Type 1 glutamine amidotransferase-like domain-containing protein: MKFYLSSYKLGDRVGELTQLINGLPKRAVYIPNALDFASDLERRQKSEDGDLSELSVLGLGIERVDLRDYFGKKDELKEKLSACGLIYVRGGNVFVLRQAMKLSGFDDILKEISSRNDLVYGGYSAGACVLAPSLRGAELVDDISVFPYEANDRVIWEGLGLISYAILPHFRSDHPESAAMEKVLEFYISSKIPFVALKDGEVLIF; encoded by the coding sequence ATGAAATTTTATCTTTCTTCATACAAGCTCGGAGACAGGGTTGGAGAATTAACCCAGCTTATTAATGGCCTCCCTAAGAGGGCAGTCTATATTCCTAATGCTTTGGATTTTGCTTCCGACCTGGAGAGACGGCAGAAGAGCGAGGACGGGGATCTGAGCGAATTATCTGTTCTGGGTCTTGGTATCGAACGGGTCGACCTCCGTGATTATTTCGGTAAAAAAGACGAGCTTAAGGAGAAGCTGTCTGCCTGTGGCCTTATTTATGTCCGGGGCGGTAATGTTTTTGTTCTCAGACAAGCCATGAAACTGAGCGGTTTTGATGACATCTTGAAAGAAATCAGCTCCCGGAACGATTTAGTTTACGGCGGCTATAGCGCCGGCGCTTGCGTGTTAGCTCCTTCTTTGCGTGGCGCCGAATTAGTTGATGACATAAGTGTTTTTCCCTATGAAGCTAATGACAGGGTTATTTGGGAAGGTCTTGGTCTTATAAGCTATGCCATCTTGCCTCATTTTCGCTCCGATCATCCAGAATCAGCGGCTATGGAGAAGGTCTTAGAATTTTATATTTCTTCGAAAATCCCCTTCGTAGCCCTAAAAGATGGAGAGGTTTTAATCTTTTGA
- a CDS encoding metalloregulator ArsR/SmtB family transcription factor: MKAKCCTNKKLTEEFSNLAKFLRIISDDNRLRILCLLKNGERCVCEIYPNLDLSQNLVSSHLKVMLDFGLLKIRQEWKKNYYSINPIIFKKYNLSLTNFFKNYE, from the coding sequence ATGAAAGCAAAATGTTGTACGAATAAAAAGCTAACCGAGGAATTTTCTAACCTCGCTAAGTTTCTACGGATTATCAGTGACGATAATCGTTTAAGAATTTTATGCTTACTCAAAAATGGGGAACGCTGTGTTTGCGAAATATATCCTAACCTTGATTTATCTCAAAATCTTGTTTCTAGTCATTTAAAAGTTATGCTTGATTTTGGCTTGCTTAAAATTAGACAAGAATGGAAGAAAAACTATTACTCTATTAATCCAATAATATTTAAAAAATATAATTTATCATTAACCAATTTCTTTAAAAACTATGAATAA
- a CDS encoding DEAD/DEAH box helicase, with translation MTEKTNLEVASQAKQGFNDLGISASIVKIITGLGLETPTPIQRKTMPLALAGQDVIGIAQTGTGKTLAFGVPMIERLAQLKGQGLIVAPTRELALQVEESIKKIGRPLGLRTAVLIGGEALDRQLFCLRKKPHIVIATPGRLIDHLKRRTYRLDQVKVIVLDEADMMLDLGFAPQIAEIMEQAPSERQTMLFSATMPAAIVKIAAKYMKTPVSIEVAPPGTTAEQVDQEIFIINGEERLTHLQKILARYSGSVLVFVRTKHGVKALTIKLKAAGHRAVEIHSNLSLGRRKAALESFKNKKERILVATDVAARGLDVKGIELVVNYNLPDCSEDYVHRIGRTGRAGQPGKAISFATAGESREIRAIEKLINKNIKRTEFVKLIKPVHPATAKKRRRFQPKPAKKGQAPFAKRFRKPKYRKN, from the coding sequence ATGACTGAAAAAACAAATCTTGAAGTCGCTTCCCAAGCTAAGCAGGGTTTTAACGATCTCGGAATCAGCGCTTCGATCGTCAAAATAATTACCGGCTTAGGACTTGAGACTCCGACTCCAATCCAAAGAAAAACTATGCCGCTGGCCTTAGCTGGCCAAGATGTAATCGGCATTGCCCAGACAGGAACCGGCAAAACCTTAGCCTTCGGCGTGCCGATGATTGAGCGCTTGGCCCAACTCAAGGGCCAGGGCCTAATCGTCGCCCCGACCCGCGAATTAGCTCTGCAAGTCGAGGAAAGCATCAAAAAGATTGGTCGCCCCCTAGGCTTGCGGACAGCGGTCTTAATAGGCGGCGAAGCTCTAGACCGCCAGCTTTTTTGCTTGCGCAAAAAGCCGCATATAGTTATCGCTACTCCGGGGCGCCTGATTGATCATCTTAAACGTCGGACCTATCGCTTAGACCAGGTTAAGGTCATCGTGCTAGACGAAGCCGACATGATGTTAGACCTTGGTTTTGCTCCCCAGATTGCCGAAATAATGGAACAGGCTCCCTCAGAGCGCCAGACCATGCTTTTTTCGGCTACTATGCCAGCAGCCATCGTCAAGATTGCGGCTAAATATATGAAGACGCCGGTCAGTATCGAGGTGGCGCCTCCAGGAACGACAGCCGAACAGGTTGATCAGGAGATATTTATCATTAATGGTGAAGAACGCCTGACGCATCTGCAAAAGATCTTGGCCCGCTATTCTGGCTCAGTCTTGGTGTTCGTCCGTACTAAGCACGGAGTGAAAGCGTTGACGATCAAATTGAAAGCGGCTGGTCATCGGGCGGTAGAAATCCATTCCAATCTTTCTCTCGGCCGTCGAAAGGCTGCTTTGGAGAGCTTTAAGAATAAGAAGGAACGAATCTTAGTGGCCACTGATGTCGCCGCTCGCGGTTTGGATGTGAAGGGAATAGAATTGGTGGTTAACTATAACCTACCGGACTGTTCGGAAGATTATGTCCATCGTATCGGCCGGACCGGCCGAGCCGGCCAGCCGGGCAAGGCGATTTCTTTCGCGACAGCCGGTGAAAGCCGGGAGATAAGAGCAATCGAAAAGTTGATTAATAAGAATATCAAGCGGACGGAGTTCGTGAAACTAATCAAGCCGGTTCATCCCGCCACAGCTAAAAAGAGAAGGCGCTTCCAACCCAAACCGGCCAAAAAGGGTCAAGCTCCTTTTGCCAAGCGCTTCCGCAAGCCAAAGTATAGAAAAAATTAA
- a CDS encoding permease translates to MDIFYPIQWLADLVSYNLLGLVKDSYLANAVNFFIYDTIKIGLLLLVINLVMAAVNYYFPMERARDILTKKRWLGMNYLIAALLGIVTPFCSCSSIPLFIGFMAARIPLGVTFAFLISSPLINESSLYLFPAMFGMKVTILYNLFGLAIAVLGGMLIQKLKLEKYVKPEFLNIKSRAKMETTINGDKPKFKKLLKDFWLDGFALTKKIYPYVILGVGVGAIIHGFIPSDIIGQYLSAKSLWTVPLAVIFAVPLYANSVTVLPIMEALVGKGAPLGTVLAFMTAIVTLSLPEAIIIKKVMRWPLLLIFFGITTIGIIIMGYLFNIIL, encoded by the coding sequence ATGGACATTTTTTACCCTATACAATGGTTGGCGGATTTAGTAAGTTACAATTTATTAGGATTAGTTAAAGATTCTTATTTAGCTAATGCTGTTAATTTTTTTATTTACGACACGATAAAAATTGGGCTTTTATTGTTAGTTATAAACTTGGTAATGGCAGCTGTAAATTATTATTTTCCCATGGAAAGGGCTAGGGATATTTTGACTAAGAAGCGTTGGTTGGGTATGAATTATCTAATAGCGGCTTTACTTGGTATAGTCACCCCGTTTTGTTCTTGTTCTTCTATCCCGCTATTTATTGGCTTTATGGCTGCTAGAATACCGCTAGGCGTGACCTTTGCCTTTTTAATTAGCTCACCACTTATTAATGAATCTTCATTATATTTATTTCCAGCGATGTTCGGCATGAAAGTAACTATTCTTTATAATTTATTTGGGTTAGCGATTGCGGTTTTAGGCGGAATGCTTATACAAAAATTAAAATTAGAAAAATACGTAAAGCCCGAATTTTTGAATATTAAGTCACGAGCTAAAATGGAGACGACTATTAACGGGGATAAGCCTAAATTTAAAAAACTTCTCAAAGATTTTTGGCTAGATGGTTTTGCTTTAACTAAAAAAATATATCCTTACGTAATCTTAGGTGTTGGCGTTGGAGCTATTATTCATGGTTTTATTCCTAGTGATATAATTGGGCAATATTTGTCAGCCAAATCACTATGGACAGTTCCATTAGCAGTTATTTTTGCCGTTCCTCTGTATGCTAATTCTGTAACTGTTTTGCCAATAATGGAAGCCTTGGTTGGTAAGGGTGCCCCCCTAGGTACCGTTTTAGCTTTTATGACGGCAATCGTTACCTTGTCGCTGCCAGAGGCGATAATAATAAAAAAAGTGATGCGTTGGCCGCTTTTATTAATCTTTTTCGGTATCACAACGATTGGAATTATAATAATGGGTTATCTATTTAATATAATTTTATAA
- a CDS encoding nitrophenyl compound nitroreductase subunit ArsF family protein, whose product MKKNIFLFITLGALILTLTGCSGDQKITYFNEDGSSKTVAVKDIVKPDKIEVYLFHATQRCATCIAIGRLAGETVNEYFQPELRDGKIEFREINIDLPENKELAEKFGATGSALYTNVIVKGQDAIAQDVKVWRLTTNEEAFKSYLKDKLNTQLGK is encoded by the coding sequence ATGAAGAAAAATATATTTCTCTTTATTACTTTAGGGGCGCTCATCTTAACCCTAACAGGCTGTTCTGGCGATCAAAAAATAACCTATTTTAACGAAGATGGTAGTTCCAAAACTGTAGCAGTAAAAGACATTGTTAAGCCTGATAAAATAGAGGTGTATCTCTTTCATGCTACTCAGCGTTGCGCTACCTGTATTGCCATTGGCCGCCTAGCCGGCGAAACTGTTAACGAATATTTTCAGCCGGAATTACGAGACGGAAAAATAGAATTTAGAGAAATAAATATTGATCTGCCGGAAAACAAAGAATTAGCCGAAAAGTTTGGAGCCACCGGCTCAGCCCTGTATACAAATGTTATTGTTAAAGGGCAAGATGCTATTGCGCAGGATGTTAAGGTGTGGCGCTTAACTACAAATGAAGAGGCTTTCAAGAGCTATTTAAAAGATAAACTTAATACCCAGTTAGGAAAATAA
- a CDS encoding aromatic aminobenezylarsenical efflux permease ArsG family transporter, whose amino-acid sequence MEIINSLIDNYNIPLLSAFLLGILTSISPCPLATNITAVAFISKDFKNPERSLWNGLYYTLGRALSYIIIAALIYFGFSTFKIAGIFQGWGDKVLGLVMIIIGLLMFGFIKINLNFKSEKIEKAKVWLARQGYLGSFLLGMLFALAFCPYSGALFFGAVIPLIIHSHSGLLLSPIFGLGTGLPVVIFAFLLAYSTQKIGKTFSVIQKIEKVMRYLVATIFILVGIYYSQFLLSYLVSFFQQIGK is encoded by the coding sequence ATGGAAATTATAAATAGCCTAATAGATAATTATAATATACCATTGCTTTCCGCCTTTCTTTTGGGAATATTAACTTCAATTAGCCCGTGCCCCTTAGCTACTAACATCACGGCGGTTGCCTTTATTTCCAAAGATTTTAAAAATCCCGAACGCTCACTTTGGAATGGCTTGTATTATACTTTGGGACGAGCTTTAAGTTATATAATCATCGCCGCCTTAATTTATTTTGGCTTTTCAACTTTTAAAATAGCCGGAATTTTTCAAGGTTGGGGCGATAAAGTCTTGGGATTGGTAATGATTATTATCGGCCTGTTAATGTTTGGGTTTATAAAAATCAATCTCAATTTTAAAAGTGAGAAAATAGAAAAAGCTAAAGTTTGGCTGGCTAGACAGGGCTACCTTGGATCATTTCTATTGGGCATGCTCTTTGCATTAGCATTTTGTCCATATAGCGGTGCTTTATTTTTTGGGGCAGTTATTCCATTAATCATACATTCTCATTCCGGACTACTATTAAGCCCGATATTTGGCTTAGGAACTGGGTTGCCTGTTGTTATTTTTGCTTTTTTATTAGCTTATAGCACTCAAAAGATTGGCAAGACATTCTCTGTTATACAGAAAATTGAGAAAGTAATGCGGTATTTAGTGGCAACTATTTTTATTTTAGTTGGTATATATTATTCTCAATTTTTGTTGTCATATCTTGTCAGTTTTTTTCAACAAATTGGCAAATAA
- a CDS encoding ribonucleotide-diphosphate reductase subunit beta → MILGKPLNEDMQLRPLKYQWAYDLYHQAVANTWFPHEIALGEDLDDWKKMTDDERQAVSFLMSFFNPAELIVNRTLALGVYPYLKAPEAHLYLAKQMWEEANHCLAFEYVLETFPLNREEVFKKHLDTPSIKAKEDFITNHLKRMTEMTLDIETAEGKKDFVRNLVAYNIVMEGIWFYSGFMVALSFRQRRQLRNFGSMIDWVVRDESLHLKFGLNLILTILEENPEIVTKEFSQEIKDIIINGVNLETSYNQDMFPRGILGVNADYVNQYVRYVADRRLEELGFEAHFKATNPAKWMATATDALELVNFFETQNTNYEVNNRAQAAKNEDDK, encoded by the coding sequence ATGATACTAGGAAAACCTTTGAACGAAGACATGCAACTTCGTCCCTTAAAATATCAATGGGCCTATGACCTCTATCACCAAGCCGTGGCTAACACCTGGTTCCCTCATGAAATCGCCTTAGGCGAAGACTTGGATGATTGGAAGAAGATGACTGATGATGAAAGGCAAGCTGTCAGCTTCCTAATGAGTTTCTTTAATCCGGCCGAATTGATAGTGAACCGGACTCTAGCGCTTGGCGTCTATCCCTATCTCAAAGCCCCGGAAGCCCACCTTTATCTAGCTAAGCAAATGTGGGAAGAGGCTAATCATTGCTTAGCCTTTGAATACGTCTTAGAGACCTTCCCTTTGAACCGAGAAGAAGTCTTTAAGAAGCACCTGGACACGCCCTCCATTAAAGCCAAGGAAGATTTCATTACTAATCACCTGAAAAGGATGACGGAAATGACTTTAGATATCGAGACCGCCGAGGGCAAGAAAGATTTCGTCCGTAACTTAGTCGCCTATAATATCGTGATGGAAGGCATCTGGTTCTATAGCGGCTTTATGGTCGCTCTCAGCTTCCGTCAACGACGCCAATTAAGGAATTTCGGCTCGATGATCGATTGGGTAGTCAGGGATGAAAGCCTGCATCTTAAATTCGGTCTCAATCTCATCCTGACTATCCTGGAAGAGAACCCGGAAATAGTTACCAAAGAATTCAGCCAAGAAATTAAGGACATCATCATTAACGGCGTCAACCTGGAAACTAGCTATAACCAAGATATGTTTCCCCGTGGCATCCTTGGCGTTAACGCTGACTACGTCAACCAATATGTCCGATACGTAGCTGACCGGCGCCTGGAAGAACTAGGCTTTGAAGCGCATTTCAAAGCCACTAACCCGGCCAAGTGGATGGCGACAGCCACCGACGCCTTAGAACTGGTCAACTTCTTTGAAACCCAGAATACCAACTATGAAGTGAACAATCGCGCCCAAGCCGCCAAGAATGAAGATGACAAATAA
- a CDS encoding phosphatase PAP2 family protein, producing MKIKNVIFFGLLWGVIYFGTNNIMLFTAREFPLFPFESKISMNEYWMIPYVSWIIYIVAFCLSIKKEARKFILLATLLVVIHALIFIFYPVEFPRHYDFNSLCAVNKFLLSCDNPRNCFPSLHVSLIFLTLLSARLLGISKIMRYLFAIWGAVIMISVIFVKQHYLIDVLVGIIMTTIYFYLFKNRFRESF from the coding sequence GTGAAAATTAAAAATGTTATTTTTTTCGGCTTATTATGGGGAGTAATTTATTTCGGAACCAACAATATAATGCTGTTCACCGCCCGTGAGTTTCCATTATTTCCATTTGAAAGTAAGATTTCGATGAATGAATATTGGATGATTCCTTACGTTTCTTGGATCATTTATATTGTCGCTTTTTGTTTATCCATTAAAAAAGAGGCAAGAAAATTTATTTTGTTGGCAACACTTTTAGTGGTTATTCATGCTTTGATATTTATTTTTTACCCAGTTGAGTTTCCTAGGCATTACGATTTCAATTCGCTTTGCGCGGTAAACAAATTCTTATTAAGTTGCGATAACCCGCGGAATTGCTTTCCCAGCTTGCACGTATCTTTAATTTTCCTAACATTATTATCCGCTCGATTGCTTGGTATATCAAAAATAATGCGCTACCTCTTTGCGATTTGGGGTGCAGTTATCATGATTTCCGTAATCTTTGTGAAACAGCATTACTTGATTGATGTACTGGTCGGAATAATAATGACTACCATTTATTTTTATTTATTTAAAAATAGATTTCGAGAGAGCTTTTAA
- a CDS encoding sodium:calcium antiporter produces the protein MLLSSLLLLLALFVVVKSANFAIHYATLLAESLSLPKYVVGFAVVAVISILPETFVAVTSALEGLPAFGLGTLFGSNIADLTLVFALVVFLSGRKLKIESRLIKNRFFHIGAMAVPIILGLDGRYSRWDALILILAGIAFYYVILKKNIYIAKTDREKFRIQNILLLLLSMAGLLAGSHFTVRYGVSLANSLEISPILIGMLVVGLGTTLPELFFSVKAARHHHDDLALGDILGTVIADATIVVGLIALISPFSFNLRIIYITGAFMFLATFLLFIFMKSDKRLSRKEAGLLFLFYVIFVITEFLANR, from the coding sequence ATGCTATTATCATCTCTTCTGCTTTTACTAGCCTTGTTCGTAGTCGTAAAAAGCGCTAATTTTGCCATTCATTATGCTACCCTCTTAGCCGAAAGTTTGAGTTTGCCTAAATATGTAGTGGGTTTTGCCGTGGTGGCAGTCATCTCTATCTTGCCGGAAACTTTTGTTGCGGTGACTTCAGCGCTTGAAGGTCTGCCGGCTTTCGGCTTAGGCACCCTGTTCGGATCTAATATCGCCGATTTGACTTTAGTTTTTGCCTTGGTAGTCTTCTTGTCCGGCCGGAAGCTGAAGATAGAGAGCCGCCTGATCAAGAATCGCTTCTTCCATATCGGCGCGATGGCGGTTCCGATTATCTTGGGTTTAGATGGCCGCTATTCCAGGTGGGACGCCTTGATTTTGATCTTAGCCGGTATCGCGTTTTATTATGTCATCTTGAAGAAGAATATTTATATCGCCAAAACCGATCGGGAAAAGTTCCGTATCCAGAATATTCTCCTCTTATTATTAAGTATGGCCGGCTTATTAGCTGGTTCGCATTTTACCGTCAGATACGGAGTCAGCCTGGCTAATAGCTTAGAGATCAGCCCAATCTTAATCGGCATGCTAGTCGTCGGTCTAGGCACGACCTTACCGGAACTATTTTTTTCCGTTAAAGCCGCCCGGCACCATCACGACGATTTAGCCCTGGGAGATATCTTGGGCACGGTTATCGCTGACGCTACCATCGTGGTCGGGCTCATCGCCCTGATTAGTCCCTTTTCCTTTAATCTAAGGATTATCTATATTACTGGCGCCTTTATGTTTCTGGCCACCTTTCTTTTGTTTATCTTCATGAAGTCAGACAAAAGATTGAGCCGGAAAGAAGCGGGGTTACTTTTCCTTTTCTATGTCATATTCGTCATTACTGAGTTCTTAGCTAACCGTTAG
- a CDS encoding class I SAM-dependent methyltransferase — protein MTIWDNIYKKYKKDGQEYATLQPGLIPEFLNFIQKRDFKIKQVLDIGCGNGKYLIFLKSLGFKTDGIDSSPTAVEMTKEILKDDSNILLADIYKYDLPKEQYDLVISIAAIHHGLKAQVNRAIKQIYPALLPGGSFFVTLPDNEGSSHWTSMVEHKEIEPGVRAPLHGPEAGLPHSSFTKEEIKEMFSDFAKVDMQLLADRGRWIITGTK, from the coding sequence ATGACCATTTGGGATAATATTTATAAAAAATATAAAAAGGATGGGCAAGAATACGCTACTTTACAGCCAGGTTTAATTCCGGAGTTTTTAAATTTTATTCAGAAACGGGATTTTAAGATAAAACAAGTTTTGGATATCGGCTGTGGTAATGGGAAATATTTAATTTTTTTAAAAAGTTTAGGCTTTAAGACCGATGGGATTGATTCTAGCCCGACCGCAGTGGAAATGACTAAAGAGATTTTAAAAGATGACTCAAATATATTATTAGCTGATATATATAAATATGATTTGCCTAAAGAGCAATATGATCTGGTAATTTCCATAGCTGCTATTCATCATGGTTTGAAAGCACAGGTCAATCGAGCCATAAAACAGATTTATCCGGCTCTTTTGCCAGGAGGAAGTTTTTTTGTTACCTTACCAGATAATGAAGGCAGTTCACATTGGACTAGCATGGTCGAACATAAGGAAATAGAACCAGGGGTCAGAGCGCCTCTGCATGGCCCCGAGGCAGGTTTGCCCCACAGCTCTTTTACTAAGGAAGAGATAAAAGAAATGTTTTCTGATTTTGCTAAGGTTGATATGCAACTCTTGGCTGATAGAGGTAGATGGATTATAACTGGTACAAAATAG
- a CDS encoding DUF5680 domain-containing protein gives MLDLKQLKDFLAKAKKAGYASGETAVKAVEEDKSKTIVFEEGDFKYHDNYFGGEPYGGREVVFFKGEPVYLMVYYGLVKEDISDFKAVYRILQKSLSLIPADYPYRGPKEFSEGDYRYQNDFMGEINDFSGEELIEFQGREIYRAKYIGGLVDQRKEE, from the coding sequence ATGCTAGATCTCAAACAGCTCAAAGACTTCTTGGCCAAAGCTAAAAAAGCCGGCTATGCTAGCGGCGAAACGGCCGTTAAGGCAGTTGAGGAAGATAAGTCTAAGACTATTGTTTTTGAAGAAGGAGACTTTAAGTATCATGATAATTATTTTGGCGGCGAACCCTACGGAGGCAGGGAAGTTGTCTTTTTTAAGGGTGAGCCAGTCTATCTGATGGTCTATTATGGTTTGGTTAAAGAAGATATTAGCGACTTCAAGGCAGTCTATCGGATCCTGCAGAAATCGCTATCTTTGATTCCAGCTGACTACCCATATCGCGGGCCCAAGGAATTTAGTGAAGGGGATTATAGATACCAGAATGATTTTATGGGCGAGATTAATGATTTTTCCGGCGAAGAGCTGATAGAATTCCAAGGCCGGGAAATATATCGGGCTAAGTATATCGGCGGTTTGGTCGACCAAAGGAAAGAAGAATAA
- a CDS encoding ABC transporter permease has protein sequence MEIIYILWLRQIKRYLRSRARIIGSLGQPLLFMVALGFGFGPIFQKAGAGNYIQFLVPGVIAMTILFTAVFNGLEIIWDRQFGFLKEMLVAPVSRLQIMVGRNLGGATIAVIQGLIVLLLSFLIGFRLDNWWSIWPALGFMFLIAYLFTLFGTAIASLVRDMQGFQLIMNFLIMPLFFLSGAFFPLDELPRPLLLVVKVDPLSYGVDAIRGVLAGLNHFSLFTDFAVLGILIVILLIVASYLFSRIEA, from the coding sequence ATGGAGATAATTTATATTCTGTGGCTTAGGCAAATAAAGCGCTATTTACGTTCCCGGGCGCGTATCATTGGTTCTTTAGGACAACCCTTGCTTTTTATGGTCGCTCTTGGATTCGGCTTCGGTCCGATCTTCCAAAAGGCTGGGGCTGGCAATTATATCCAGTTCTTGGTGCCAGGTGTTATCGCGATGACGATTTTATTTACCGCCGTTTTTAACGGTTTAGAGATAATCTGGGATCGTCAGTTCGGTTTCTTGAAGGAGATGTTGGTAGCGCCAGTTTCCCGTTTGCAAATAATGGTTGGCCGTAATCTGGGCGGAGCGACTATTGCTGTTATCCAAGGCTTGATCGTCCTGCTTTTATCTTTTTTGATCGGCTTCCGCTTGGATAATTGGTGGAGCATTTGGCCGGCCCTTGGTTTCATGTTCCTGATCGCTTATCTTTTCACTCTTTTTGGTACGGCCATCGCCTCTCTGGTTAGGGATATGCAGGGCTTCCAGTTAATCATGAATTTCTTGATTATGCCTCTGTTTTTTTTGTCAGGTGCTTTTTTCCCCTTGGATGAATTACCCCGGCCCTTGCTGCTTGTTGTTAAAGTCGACCCCCTGTCCTATGGGGTTGATGCTATTCGTGGCGTCTTGGCTGGCTTGAATCATTTTTCCTTGTTTACAGATTTTGCCGTTCTTGGGATATTGATAGTTATCCTGCTTATAGTAGCTAGCTATCTTTTCTCCAGGATTGAGGCCTGA
- a CDS encoding phosphoribosyltransferase family protein, with the protein MRQEIIKEIIDNKLLYISPDIDEKDWVLLKNNSRTPIFLDTSKFISFPELLYKVNLLVIDIIKDNSIIFDKILGIPYGGLPFSYGVTNILKAPGLTIRKEGYKDYSTKGELLGNYQQGDKVLIIEDATVTANTVMGFVNKLKANALEINDVITILDIEKSAQANLAKLGVNLQALFTWKELYESYKKEYPGVITRDMELFLDAFVSN; encoded by the coding sequence ATGAGACAAGAGATTATAAAAGAAATAATCGATAATAAATTATTATATATTTCTCCGGATATAGATGAAAAAGATTGGGTGCTGCTAAAAAATAATAGTCGCACGCCAATTTTTTTAGATACATCAAAATTTATTTCTTTTCCTGAATTATTATATAAGGTAAATCTTTTAGTGATTGATATTATCAAAGATAATTCAATCATTTTTGATAAAATATTGGGTATCCCTTATGGAGGATTGCCATTTAGTTATGGCGTCACCAATATATTGAAAGCGCCTGGCCTAACAATCAGGAAAGAAGGTTATAAAGATTATAGTACTAAAGGGGAGTTGTTGGGTAATTACCAACAAGGGGATAAGGTCCTGATTATTGAAGATGCTACCGTGACAGCTAATACCGTCATGGGCTTTGTAAACAAATTAAAAGCCAATGCCCTAGAAATCAATGACGTGATTACGATTTTAGATATCGAAAAATCAGCCCAAGCTAACCTAGCTAAGTTAGGAGTGAATTTGCAGGCCTTATTTACCTGGAAAGAGCTATATGAAAGCTACAAAAAAGAGTATCCTGGTGTTATCACTAGGGATATGGAACTTTTCTTAGATGCATTTGTGAGCAATTAG
- a CDS encoding VOC family protein, whose protein sequence is MNKVTHFEFPWDDKDRAKSFYQNVFGWKPFEWEQFSYTSWQTGPVDEKMQPTEFGFINGGSSKRDPQMPYPMFYVDVEDIDATLEKIIAQGGAIVRGKTPLGENGSMGFLAWFKDSEGNILGLSQYKQSA, encoded by the coding sequence ATGAATAAAGTTACACACTTTGAATTTCCCTGGGATGATAAGGACAGAGCCAAATCTTTTTATCAAAATGTTTTTGGCTGGAAGCCTTTCGAATGGGAACAATTTTCTTATACTAGTTGGCAGACCGGTCCAGTCGATGAAAAGATGCAGCCCACTGAGTTTGGATTTATCAATGGTGGTTCCAGTAAGCGCGATCCGCAGATGCCTTATCCAATGTTTTACGTCGATGTGGAGGATATTGACGCGACCCTTGAAAAAATTATCGCTCAGGGAGGCGCGATCGTGAGAGGGAAGACCCCTCTTGGAGAAAATGGCAGCATGGGTTTCTTGGCTTGGTTTAAAGATTCCGAAGGTAATATTCTAGGTTTGTCCCAATATAAACAATCGGCCTGA
- a CDS encoding thioredoxin family protein has product MNKQITSIQVLGSGCPTCKKLFELTQKAVVELELKTEVEYITDIQKIIELGVMSSPVLTINGKVALVGQLPGLEKIKELLALNSQPKIEESISSCSCGGKC; this is encoded by the coding sequence ATGAATAAGCAAATTACCTCGATTCAAGTTTTGGGCTCCGGTTGCCCAACTTGTAAAAAACTATTTGAATTAACTCAAAAAGCAGTTGTTGAATTAGAGTTAAAAACAGAAGTTGAATATATTACCGATATTCAAAAGATTATCGAGCTTGGTGTGATGTCATCTCCGGTTTTAACAATTAACGGTAAAGTGGCCTTAGTCGGCCAATTACCCGGTCTAGAAAAGATAAAAGAATTGCTTGCTTTAAACAGCCAACCAAAGATAGAAGAATCTATTAGTAGTTGTTCTTGTGGTGGTAAGTGCTAA